In Trichomycterus rosablanca isolate fTriRos1 chromosome 25, fTriRos1.hap1, whole genome shotgun sequence, the sequence CCCAGCACAGTGGGAGTGAATCCTCTATAGAGAGTCTTCAGTCCTTCTTCACGTGAGATTCGCACAAACACATGCATTATATTACTGTAcctaagaaacaaaaaaaatcattactATTCACTATCAACCACATGAGCAACCTATAAAAATGTGTCtcttctaaaaaaaaacaaaaaaacagggtATCTTACATCTCTTTAGGTGTGACTGCCATGCGGGCACGAACCATGTCGAGTGGGTAAGTAATCATTGCTGCAGTAGTGCCAGCTAACGAACCAGCCAGGAGTCTCGGGACAGGAGGCAGTGCTCTACAACAGAGAAAAGGCCTGCCATGAGTGCTAAGTACAAGTGGCATGGATTACAGAGTTTATGGAAAATTAAACCTGCCTATACAGATAAGACTTTTATCTATTTTAAGCATTAACGTTTGCTGTGTTATACTCTTCAGGTATATCAGGCATGCTAATACAGTATATGACCAGTTTCCTACTTATGCCATTCCATGCCATTTCTGTACTCAATAATGCCCCACACAAGTCATAAACATTAGCATAAGCAGTAACATCTGTCAGTACTATATAAATCATAAAGCcattatgagtttttaaatgacttttgtTGACATATCATCTAACATAGGGAGCTCGTAAACAGCCATCATTAAGCAACAAGCAAGACCAGACATTGATATGCAGATCCTGATATAGCAGCTACAGTGGGTGAAATGACTCCATTGAAATTATTAAGATGCCACCGTTATAAGGCTGCCTGTGAAGGATCAGAACTCACTTTGAACAAAAAGTAAATGTTATATGTATTTAGTCCCTCACTCATGGTTTTAAGCACATTCTATCAGGGTTTATTTGTGTAAATAGTATAAAAGTGAATGATGTTGCTGTCTCTACATACTGGTCACTACTGAGACTATACAGCCCAAGTAAATATATGCTAAAGGAACTGGTTTAACCATGTTGGTTTATATAATTAGGCTGTGATGAATCAAGGCTGTGTCTTAGTTTAGAGAAAGCATTGCTCTGCAGTGGAAGTTACTCACTTGCCCTGAAAGCCATAATATTTTCCCAGGTGCCTCTTATATTGTTCGTGGGCACAGAACTGGATGGCAGCGTACGGGATGACCCGCACCATAGTGGCCGAGTTGCCCCTCCATAAGCTCAGGAAGCCTTCCTTCAGATAAGTGCGGTAGATTAACCGATACGCCTCCTGTTAACAATATAGATATAGTGATCAGTACTGTTTTGAATAACTGTATtcattaataatctaaaaaaaatatCTGCAGTACAAAATCATTTCTCCTGCCATGATTTGGAGAACCAATGTCTGGCTATTAACACTGAAAACTAGAAGCACAAACTCACCTTGGCAGAAAATCTGTTTGAAGACACTGAAATAGAAAcgacacaaaacagaataaggCATTTCATACATTTAgaacaaattattaaatctaaatggtTACAGAATAGCTATAAAAAGTGTTGagttacacaaacacagaaacagTGTGTTTACTATCTTGACCTTTTCCACTGTTACTGGGTTGGATGAAGGAAGCCAAGCTGCTTCCATTTTAAATGATCCAAACCCTAAAGTAATTTGGACTAATTAGGTCTGATTTATCTGATTAAGCAAAGGTTAATTTAGATTATAATCTATGTAGGAATGTAGGAATAACTTGATTTATACATCAGTAGAATTGTCTTGCCTTGGAAGATGATCTTGGTCCTGTCCAGAGGAGCTACAGCTGTTTTAGCCACAGCTCCCGCAAAGGCTCCAGAGAACAAGGAGTTCAGGACTGACTGGCCCTGTTTAAAACCCTACACACAAAGAGAAAATAGGACAAATAAACCTTTTATGATGAACAATAAAGGCACAGAGCCCAGTTTCATGGGCTTTCCTAAACAGGTCACCAACATcctgaacaaacaaacactataaTGACTGGTTGCAGAGCCCAGAGAAAATATAGGCTTTTGCCAtttgatattttaaataaacaataatcatCTGTTTAGGCAAGTGAAATGTTGAATATCACACAGTTGAAtgctgaagccctgcgatggatcaGTATCATTCAATGTTGAACTGGGCCGGTCGTGACCTTAACCACAATAAGGTagttaatgc encodes:
- the slc25a42 gene encoding mitochondrial coenzyme A transporter SLC25A42 codes for the protein MGNGVQEHRRALTQGEVLSLPSSSQSEGFKQGQSVLNSLFSGAFAGAVAKTAVAPLDRTKIIFQVSSNRFSAKEAYRLIYRTYLKEGFLSLWRGNSATMVRVIPYAAIQFCAHEQYKRHLGKYYGFQGKALPPVPRLLAGSLAGTTAAMITYPLDMVRARMAVTPKEMYSNIMHVFVRISREEGLKTLYRGFTPTVLGVIPYAGLSFFTYETLKKVHAERTGQAQPYSYERLAFGACAGLIGQSASYPLDVVRRRMQTAGVTGHTYSTILGTIKEIVTEEGVIRGLYKGLSMNWVKGPIAVGISFMTFDLTQILLRKLSGNAR